The Enterobacter asburiae sequence CCACACAGGCCATCATATAGCCACCGCTCGCCGCGACTTTATCCACCGCCACGGTAAGCGGGATCTGCTTCTCTCGCAGGCGCTGCAGTTGTGAGGCGGCCAGCCCGTAACCGTGAACCACCCCGCCCGGGCTCTCAAGACGCACCACGACCTGATCCTGAGGCGTTGCCACAGCCAGCACGGCAGTCACCTCTTCGCGCAGCGAGGCGACTTCATGCGCATCCATGCTGCCTTTGAAATCGAGCACATAGACGCGAGGTTTTGCGTCAGACTGTGGCGTCGCGAGCTTCGCTTTCGCCTTCGCGGCTTTGGCTTCCTGCTTATGCTTTTTCTTCTGGGCTTTCAGCCACAGCTTTTGTTGATGACTATCAAGCAGCGAGAGGGACATCTCTTCCTGCATCTCTTTATACTGTTCGCTCAGGCGGGTAATGCGTAACTCCCCACGCTGACGCTTGCGCTGCGTCAGGTTAACAATCAGAACGGCAACCACCGCAATGGCAATTACCACCGTCGCGATTTTGGCCAAAAACAACCCATATTGAGAAAGTAATTCCACGCGTTCCACCTTGATTTAACCACGAATCTTTCACGGCAGTGTACAACAGCCCTGCCTCTGCGTCTCGCCCGTGACATTACCTCTGCGAACCGTCTTCAGGAATCCCCGCGCTGCGGTTTAAATATTTGCAAATTGTTAATTTTACAGTAATACGTCCTGTAGACTGATTGAATTCTCACGCTAATTCGGGCATAAAGCCGAAAAGTCATTATGAAGGCGTGATTGAGATACCGTGCGCCTGAGGAGTCACCGTGCATTATCAACCGCAAAAAAACCTGCTGCAGAACCGGATCATTCTTGTCACCGGCGCCAGCGATGGTATTGGTCGCGAAGCGGCCCTGACGTATGCTGAGTATGGCGCGAGCGTCATTCTGATTGGGCGCAACGAAGAAAAGCTCAAAGGGGTCGCAAAGGAAATTGAAGCCGCAGGCGGCACGCCGGCCCCCTGGTACACGCTCGATTTGCTGACATGCACGCCAGCGGAGTGCCAGGAACTTGCCCGCCGTATCAGTACCCACTACCCACGTCTGGACGGCGTGCTGCATAATGCCGGTTTGTTAGGCGAAGTGCGTCCGATGGATGAACAGGATCCGGATATCTGGCAGCAGGTCATGCAGGTTAACGTCAACGGCACCTTTTTCCTCACGCAGGCCTTGCTTCCTTTATTACTCAAATCCGAGTCCGGGTCTCTGGTCTTCACCTCTTCCAGCGTAGGCAGAGAGGGACGCGCAAACTGGGGGGCTTATGCTGTCTCAAAATTCGCGACCGAGGGCATGATGCAGGTGCTGGCGGAGGAGTATCAGAACCGCCATCTGCGCGTAAACTGCATTAACCCGGGCGGTACGCGCACCAGCATGCGTGCCAGCGCGTTCCCGACAGAAGATCCGCTGAAGCTGAAAACCCCGGCAGACATAATGCCGCTCTATCTCTGGCTGATGGGTGACGACAGCCGCCGCAAAACCGGAATGACCTTTGATGCACAGCCGGGCCGCAAACCGGGGATTTCGCAATGAGCGAAGAGCGTCATCAGCAGCGCCAGCAGCGCCTGAAGGAAAAGGTTGACGCCCGCGTCGCGGCAGCACAGGACGAGCGTGGGATCGTCATCGTTTTTACCGGGAACGGCAAAGGCAAAACCACTGCCGCGTTTGGCACCGCTACCCGCGCCGTCGGCCACGGGCAAAAAGTGGGGGTCATCCAGTTTATCAAAGGGGAATGGCCCAACGGTGAGCGTAATTTGCTTGAACCTCACGGCGTTGAGTTTCAGGTGATGGCGACCGGGTTTACGTGGGATACGCAGAACCGGGAAACCGATACCGCAGCCTGCCTTGCCGTCTGGGAGCACGCCAAAAGAATGCTGGCTGACCCGGCGTTAAATATGGTGCTGCTGGATGAGATCACCTATATGGTCGCCTACGACTACCTGCCGCTGGAGGACGTACTGGATGCACTGAAGAACCGACCTGCGCATCAGACGGTTATCGTGACAGGTCGCGGGTGTCATCGGGAGATTCTGGAACTGGCAGATACCGTGAGCGAACTGCGTCCGGTCAAGCATGCGTTTGATGCAGGCATCAAAGCACAAATTGGCATTGATTACTAAAGAAAAAAGCCCGGTACGTTCACCGGGCTTTTTTTAAATCAACCGTTGTTATTCCGGCTGCCAGAGCGACGATTGCTGTTCACCTGGCTGTGTCGTTTCACCGCACGACGGATCTGATTCGCCTTCATTCGACGACGATCTTTCTCCACCGCCACTTTAGAGGTGGTTTCCGGAGTCAGGCCAACCAGCTCGCGCAGATAGTTAGTCTGGGTAAGATCCAGCTCGGTATAACCCCCGCGCGGCAGGCCTTTCGGCAGCAGAATGTCGCCGTAGCGAACGCGGATCAGGCGGCTCACCTGCACGCCAACCGCTTCCCACAGACGACGCACCTCGCGGTTACGTCCTTCGGTCAGGGTGACGTTGTACCACTGGTTAATCCCTTCACCACCGGTAAATTTGATGGTTTTGAACGCCGCAGGGCCATCTTCCAGCTGCACGCCGCGCGACAGATCGCGCAGTTTATTCTCATCAACCTGGCCAAACACGCGCACCGCGTATTCACGTTCCACTTCGCGGCTTGGGTGCATCAAACGGTTTGCCAGTTCACCATCGGTGGTAAACAGCAGCAGACCGCAAGTGTTCACGTCCAGACGACCTACGGCAATCCAGCGAGCGCCGCGCAGTTTTGGCAGACGGTCAAACACCGTCGGACGACCTTCCGGATCGTTGCGGGTACACAGCTCGCCTTCCGGCTTGTAGTACGCCAGCACGCGGCAGATTTGTTCTGCGGACTCTTTTACGGAGATAAGATGGCCGTCGATGCGGATCTTCAGCCCCGGTACGATTTCAACGCGGTCACCCAGCGTGGCGATTTTACCGTCCACACTCACGCGGCCCGCTTCAATAATGGCTTCGATTTCACGGCGTGAACCGTGGCCGGCGCGCGCCAGCACTTTCTGTAACTTCTCGCTCATTGAGCTTCCTCAGGTGTCGCCTTCACAGGCGTCGAATCAGGTCAAAACAGGGCCGAGCCCTGCTTTGATGGCCGCGTAGTATATCTGCTTACACCTCTACAAGAAAGGCTTAACATCACCCACGCCTTCACGAATCACTTCCGGCGCATCTTCAGTGAGATCCACAACGGTGGTCGGCTGCTGGCCGAGATAACCGCCGTGAATAATCAGCTCCACCACTTTCTCCAGGCGATCTTTGATCTCTTCCGGATCGGACTCGGTAAACTCGCTTCCCGGCAGCATCAGCGAGGTTGAGAGCATCGGTTCGCCGAGGGTCTCCAGCAGCGCCTGGGCAATCGGGTTCGACGGCACACGCATCCCGATGGTTTTACGCTTCTCCTGCAACAGACGGCGCGGCACCTCTTTCGTCCCTTTCAGGATGAAGGTGTAGTTCCCCGGCGTGTTGTTCTTAATCAGGCGAAACGCCACGTTATCCACATAAGCATAGGTCGACAGCTCAGAGAGATCGCGGCACATCAGAGTAAAGTTATGGCCGTCCGGCAGCTGACGGATGCGACAGATACGCTCCATCGCCCCTTTATCTTCAATTTTGCAGCCCAGCGCGTAGCCAGAATCGGTTGGGTAGACTATCACGCCCCCTTTGCGGACGATCTCCACGGCCTGGTTAATCAGACGTGGCTGCGGGTTATCCGGATGGATATAGAAAAACTGACTCATACTTCCCTCTCTTCAATTTGCTGCGGCTGCTCCCAGAGCTGCCAGACCGGCTCAACGCCAGCGGGTAGCCAGAGCTTGCGCCCGAGTTCGATCCACGCGCAGGGCTGATGGAAATCAGAGCCCTGTGACCCAAGCAGGCCAAACTGGCGGGCGTAAGTCGCGAGCTGCGCGCGCTCGTTGGGCGCCTGCTGACACTGGGCGACTTCCATCGCCTCGCCACCGCATTCGGCAAAGTGCGCCAGCAGTCTTTTCAGCCATTTAGCAGAAAGATTATACCGTCCCGGATGGGCCAGCACGGCCTTACCGCCAGAATGATGAATCACATCAATAGCTTGTTTTATTGTACACCACTGTGGCGGAACGTATCCGGTTTTCCCGCGCGCCAGATACTTTTTAAAGACGTCCGCCATGGTCGTCGCTTTACCCACTTGAACCAGAAAACGGGCGAAATGTCCGCGGGTGACCGCCCCGCCGTTCGCCAGCTTTCGCGCTCCTTCCAGCGCCCCCGGAATATGCGCCTTTTCCAGGCGCTCGCCGATCATCTCCGCGCGCTGGTTGCGACGCGTTTTTTGTTCTTGCAAAAAGGCAAGAAGTGCCGGATGTTCTATATCAATGTTCAGGCCAACGATATGAATCTCATGGTTTTCCCAGACGGTCGATATCTCGACGCCGGGGACCAGATTCAGCGCCAGCCCGCTGCGGGCAATCTCGGCGCGCGCTGCCGGAATGGCGTCGGTGGTGTCGTGATCGGTTATCGCCAGCGTGCCGACACGCATTTCAACCGCGCGATGAACCAGGGCTTCGGGTGTCAGCAGGCCATCAGAAGCCTGAGTATGGCTGTGTAAATCATAAATAATCGCGTAGGTGGTATCGCTCAAAGCACTTCCCATATCAGGTTGGAGACATCCGAAACCGCCATGATACCGACTTAACGTGAAATTCTGAAATCAAGGGTTGACAACACGCCACCGAACTAGTTAACTAGTACGAAAGTTCACACGATAAAGGTATCTGAAAATGACGGCACATTTCACTCTGCACGGTTGGTGGCGCACTTCCTGATCTTCGGGCAGTGTCACGCGTCTGCGAAATGCAAACAGATACCCGCCCGCTAACCAGCGGGCTTTTTTTTGAACAGAATAAATGAGAACAACAACATGCAAACAGCCAAACCCCATCTTGAACTGTTGACCTGCGAGGCGGCCTATCGCCACAACCCGACCGCGCTGTTTCATCAGGTGTGCGGCGCGCGTCCGGCGACGCTGCTGCTGGAGTCTGCGGATATCGACAGCAAGGACGATCTGAAAAGCCTGCTGCTGGTCGACAGCGCGCTGCGCATTACCGCATTAGGTGACACTGTCACCATTAAGGCTCTCTCTGACAATGGCGCATCGCTGCTGCCGCTGTTAGATGAGGCTCTGCCTGCGGGCATCGACAATGAACGTCACCCTGACCTGCGAATTTTGCATTTCCCGCCGGTAAGCCAGCTGCTGGACGAAGACGCGCGCCTCTGCTCGCTGTCCGTATTCGATGCCTTCCGACTGCTGCAAAATCTGGTGACCGTGCCGGAAGATGAGCGTGAAGCCATGTTCTTCGGGGGGCTGTTTGCTTACGACCTGGTTGCCGGTTTTGAAGATTTGCCGGAAACCGAGCAGGGCAACCGCTGCCCGGACTACTGTTTCTATCTGGCCGAAACCCTGCTGGTGATTGACCATCAGAAACAATACACCCGCATTCAGGCCAGCCTGTTCACGCCTTCTGGCGCTGAGAAAAATCGTCTGGAGCACCGCATTGCCCAACTGCAGCAGCAAATGACGGAAGCGCCGCCTGCGCTACCGGTGCAACGCGTCGAGAAGATGACCTGTGAGGTTAACCAGACCGACGATCAATACGGTGCCGTGGTTCGCCAGATGCAAAAGGCGATTCGCGCCGGGGAGATTTTCCAGGTGGTGCCTTCCCGCCGTTTCTCTCTGCCCTGCCCGTCGCCGCTTGCAGCTTACGACGTGCTGAAGAAGAGCAACCCGAGCCCGTACATGTTCTTTATGCAGGACAACGATTTCACGCTGTTCGGCGCCTCGCCGGAAAGCTCGCTGAAATATGACGCCACCAGCCGCCAGATTGAGATCTACCCGATTGCAGGTACCCGTCCGCGAGGCCGTCGTGCCGATGGCTCGCTGGACCGCGATCTGGACAGTCGCATCGAACTGGAAATGCGTACCGACCATAAGGAGCTCTCCGAGCACCTGATGCTGGTTGACCTGGCGCGTAACGACCTGGCGCGTATTTGCACGCCGGGCAGCCGCTACGTGGCGGACCTGACCAAAGTCGACCGCTACTCCTTCGTGATGCACCTGGTCTCCCGCGTGGTGGGTGAGCTGCGCAGCGACCTCGACGTACTGCACGCCTACCGCGCCTGTATGAACATGGGCACCCTGAGCGGCGCGCCGAAGGTGCGTGCCATGCAGCTTATCGCCGAAGCGGAAGGACGTCGGCGCGGGAGCTATGGCGGC is a genomic window containing:
- the trpL gene encoding trp operon leader peptide; translated protein: MTAHFTLHGWWRTS
- a CDS encoding anthranilate synthase component 1; the encoded protein is MQTAKPHLELLTCEAAYRHNPTALFHQVCGARPATLLLESADIDSKDDLKSLLLVDSALRITALGDTVTIKALSDNGASLLPLLDEALPAGIDNERHPDLRILHFPPVSQLLDEDARLCSLSVFDAFRLLQNLVTVPEDEREAMFFGGLFAYDLVAGFEDLPETEQGNRCPDYCFYLAETLLVIDHQKQYTRIQASLFTPSGAEKNRLEHRIAQLQQQMTEAPPALPVQRVEKMTCEVNQTDDQYGAVVRQMQKAIRAGEIFQVVPSRRFSLPCPSPLAAYDVLKKSNPSPYMFFMQDNDFTLFGASPESSLKYDATSRQIEIYPIAGTRPRGRRADGSLDRDLDSRIELEMRTDHKELSEHLMLVDLARNDLARICTPGSRYVADLTKVDRYSFVMHLVSRVVGELRSDLDVLHAYRACMNMGTLSGAPKVRAMQLIAEAEGRRRGSYGGAVGYFTAHGDLDTCIVIRSAYVEDGIATVQAGAGIVLDSVPQSEADETRSKARAVLRAIATAHHAQEIF
- the sohB gene encoding protease SohB, with product MELLSQYGLFLAKIATVVIAIAVVAVLIVNLTQRKRQRGELRITRLSEQYKEMQEEMSLSLLDSHQQKLWLKAQKKKHKQEAKAAKAKAKLATPQSDAKPRVYVLDFKGSMDAHEVASLREEVTAVLAVATPQDQVVVRLESPGGVVHGYGLAASQLQRLREKQIPLTVAVDKVAASGGYMMACVADKIVAAPFSIIGSIGVVAQIPNFNRFLKNKEIDIELHTAGQYKRTLTLLGENTEEGRQKFREDLNETHHLFKDFVHRMRPTLDIEQVATGEHWYGIQAQEKGLVDEVGTSDDLLLNLMEGRELVGVRFTQRKRLMDRFTNSAAESADRLLLRWLQRGQKPLL
- the rluB gene encoding 23S rRNA pseudouridine(2605) synthase RluB, with the protein product MSEKLQKVLARAGHGSRREIEAIIEAGRVSVDGKIATLGDRVEIVPGLKIRIDGHLISVKESAEQICRVLAYYKPEGELCTRNDPEGRPTVFDRLPKLRGARWIAVGRLDVNTCGLLLFTTDGELANRLMHPSREVEREYAVRVFGQVDENKLRDLSRGVQLEDGPAAFKTIKFTGGEGINQWYNVTLTEGRNREVRRLWEAVGVQVSRLIRVRYGDILLPKGLPRGGYTELDLTQTNYLRELVGLTPETTSKVAVEKDRRRMKANQIRRAVKRHSQVNSNRRSGSRNNNG
- the cobO gene encoding cob(I)yrinic acid a,c-diamide adenosyltransferase, which translates into the protein MSEERHQQRQQRLKEKVDARVAAAQDERGIVIVFTGNGKGKTTAAFGTATRAVGHGQKVGVIQFIKGEWPNGERNLLEPHGVEFQVMATGFTWDTQNRETDTAACLAVWEHAKRMLADPALNMVLLDEITYMVAYDYLPLEDVLDALKNRPAHQTVIVTGRGCHREILELADTVSELRPVKHAFDAGIKAQIGIDY
- a CDS encoding YciK family oxidoreductase codes for the protein MHYQPQKNLLQNRIILVTGASDGIGREAALTYAEYGASVILIGRNEEKLKGVAKEIEAAGGTPAPWYTLDLLTCTPAECQELARRISTHYPRLDGVLHNAGLLGEVRPMDEQDPDIWQQVMQVNVNGTFFLTQALLPLLLKSESGSLVFTSSSVGREGRANWGAYAVSKFATEGMMQVLAEEYQNRHLRVNCINPGGTRTSMRASAFPTEDPLKLKTPADIMPLYLWLMGDDSRRKTGMTFDAQPGRKPGISQ
- a CDS encoding threonylcarbamoyl-AMP synthase; translated protein: MSQFFYIHPDNPQPRLINQAVEIVRKGGVIVYPTDSGYALGCKIEDKGAMERICRIRQLPDGHNFTLMCRDLSELSTYAYVDNVAFRLIKNNTPGNYTFILKGTKEVPRRLLQEKRKTIGMRVPSNPIAQALLETLGEPMLSTSLMLPGSEFTESDPEEIKDRLEKVVELIIHGGYLGQQPTTVVDLTEDAPEVIREGVGDVKPFL
- the yciV gene encoding 5'-3' exoribonuclease → MSDTTYAIIYDLHSHTQASDGLLTPEALVHRAVEMRVGTLAITDHDTTDAIPAARAEIARSGLALNLVPGVEISTVWENHEIHIVGLNIDIEHPALLAFLQEQKTRRNQRAEMIGERLEKAHIPGALEGARKLANGGAVTRGHFARFLVQVGKATTMADVFKKYLARGKTGYVPPQWCTIKQAIDVIHHSGGKAVLAHPGRYNLSAKWLKRLLAHFAECGGEAMEVAQCQQAPNERAQLATYARQFGLLGSQGSDFHQPCAWIELGRKLWLPAGVEPVWQLWEQPQQIEEREV